One window of Bacteroidota bacterium genomic DNA carries:
- a CDS encoding hotdog fold thioesterase: protein MEEHLKKIMAQVIDEMIPVHKFLGISLRDVKPGWAQLYLPYRPELEGDPRSNRMHGGIIACLLDSAGGAAAITTLTGPDDMISSIDIRVDYLEPAKPDNVIAEGEIVRSGSAIIVTRMKAFHESTGEVIAEGKAVYRVKRKGDGFGLVSGD, encoded by the coding sequence ATGGAAGAACACCTGAAAAAAATCATGGCGCAGGTCATCGATGAGATGATCCCCGTTCACAAGTTCCTCGGCATCAGCCTGCGCGACGTCAAGCCGGGTTGGGCGCAGTTGTACCTGCCTTACCGCCCCGAATTGGAGGGCGATCCGCGGAGCAACCGGATGCACGGCGGCATTATCGCCTGTCTTTTGGACTCAGCGGGCGGTGCCGCTGCCATCACCACACTTACCGGCCCTGACGACATGATCTCTTCGATCGACATCCGGGTGGATTATTTGGAACCGGCCAAACCCGACAACGTGATTGCCGAAGGCGAAATCGTGCGCAGCGGCAGCGCGATCATCGTGACGCGCATGAAGGCTTTTCACGAATCCACGGGAGAAGTGATTGCTGAGGGAAAAGCGGTGTACAGGGTCAAACGCAAAGGCGATGGATTTGGATTGGTGAGCGGGGATTGA
- a CDS encoding M20/M25/M40 family metallo-hydrolase: protein MWKARHWTATLAVVLAFAPLFLRAGGEDSLALHEKIAISLRFPTISYTDSLKTDWKAFDALANFLRVAFPKVNAECKPEVIGGHSLLFRWEGRKPENLPVMFYAHQDVVPVESENGEGWTYPPFSGEIADGYIWGRGALDTKSLIVCQLEAAERLIAAGFRPESTIYFAFGHDEEVGGNQGASRIARRLGAENIRLDWVLDEGLGVIKGAFKETDPPIALVAMAEKGHANIQLKVLGNGGHSATPPFETVIGKLAMALDRLAKNPMEERLLPLVMESLRNVSPLMDKKTQFAMKNARLLRKQILHALAKDPLTDAIIRTKISPTIINGGLKSNVLPKEATVVLNVRIMPGDSIASVVEHIRKTINDPGVEITVMEDPTEPSPVTSHQSQEFAMLGETITDIYPTAILSPALMPAGTDSKHFIPLSENLFRFSPFCVHKDEGGRIHNTNERISVAACEDMLAFYMLLFQTLPLHGRTPEKNHGAGHR from the coding sequence ATGTGGAAGGCTAGGCATTGGACGGCAACCCTTGCCGTGGTGCTTGCTTTTGCCCCCCTTTTCTTGCGTGCCGGCGGTGAAGACAGCCTTGCCCTTCACGAAAAAATCGCGATTTCACTGCGATTTCCGACGATTTCCTATACCGATTCCCTGAAAACAGATTGGAAAGCCTTTGATGCGCTGGCCAATTTCTTGCGTGTAGCATTTCCAAAGGTCAACGCCGAATGCAAACCCGAGGTGATCGGGGGCCATTCCCTCTTGTTTCGTTGGGAAGGCCGCAAGCCGGAAAATCTTCCTGTCATGTTTTATGCCCACCAAGATGTGGTCCCCGTCGAGAGCGAAAACGGCGAAGGCTGGACCTACCCGCCATTTTCGGGCGAAATTGCCGACGGCTATATCTGGGGACGCGGCGCACTTGATACAAAAAGTCTCATCGTCTGCCAATTGGAGGCTGCCGAGCGGCTGATCGCTGCGGGATTTCGGCCCGAGTCGACAATTTACTTTGCCTTTGGACATGACGAAGAAGTGGGCGGCAATCAAGGTGCCTCCCGGATTGCGCGTCGGTTAGGGGCAGAGAACATCCGGCTGGACTGGGTGCTCGACGAGGGATTGGGCGTGATCAAAGGGGCATTCAAAGAAACGGATCCACCGATCGCCTTGGTCGCAATGGCCGAAAAAGGCCATGCCAACATCCAACTCAAAGTTCTGGGAAATGGCGGGCATTCGGCGACGCCGCCGTTTGAGACCGTGATCGGCAAACTCGCCATGGCCTTGGACCGGTTGGCAAAAAATCCGATGGAAGAGCGGCTGTTGCCCTTGGTCATGGAAAGCCTGCGCAACGTGTCGCCGTTGATGGACAAAAAAACGCAGTTTGCCATGAAGAATGCCCGCTTGCTGCGCAAGCAGATTCTTCATGCGCTTGCCAAGGATCCACTGACCGATGCCATCATCCGCACCAAAATTTCGCCGACGATCATCAACGGCGGACTCAAATCGAATGTTTTGCCCAAGGAGGCGACGGTGGTTTTGAATGTGCGCATCATGCCCGGCGACAGCATCGCCTCCGTGGTGGAGCATATCCGTAAGACGATCAACGATCCCGGCGTCGAAATCACCGTGATGGAGGATCCGACCGAGCCCTCGCCGGTCACGAGTCACCAAAGTCAAGAGTTTGCCATGCTCGGCGAAACGATCACCGATATCTATCCGACGGCAATTTTGTCGCCCGCGCTCATGCCCGCGGGCACGGACAGCAAACACTTCATCCCCTTGAGCGAAAATCTCTTCCGGTTTTCCCCGTTTTGTGTGCACAAAGACGAGGGCGGGCGCATTCACAACACCAACGAACGGATTTCGGTGGCAGCCTGCGAAGACATGCTTGCCTTTTACATGTTACTTTTTCAAACCCTGCCCTTGCATGGAAGAACACCTGAAAAAAATCATGGCGCAGGTCATCGATGA